The nucleotide sequence TGTCAATCCTGCAAGTATGGACGAGAGGCTGGTGCGGCCTCAGCGCAGCCCCATGGGTTAGAATGGCTGCCTGCTGTATCCTGTATCCTGCTGTATGTGGGAAGTGCCAGCCCTTGTGGGGAGGAGTGTCCTGCTCTGGCATCAGCTGTGCTCCTGCCAAGGGGCATCTGCCCCTGGTGGCACGAGAGCCAGGTAGAAGTGCAGGGTTAAATGCAGCCCCTCCCTATACTGCTGTcccggggggagcaggggctgcttaGTTGATTTGCATGTAAGGCCCTTCGGAGGGCACCCATTCTGCTTTCCAGGGGCActctagatgctgctgctgcGCCAGCTACTCCAGCTTGGAGCTTCCCTCTGGCATTGTTCCATTTGAGACCCAGCTTAGCCTTCAGCTCTTCCGTTGCAGGCCCTAGTTCTCTGGGAACAGCCCTTACTCtagggggctgcctggggaaagggTGGCAGGAGTGGAGGCTCTGGCTTGCCAGCGCCTGTTACACTTGTGAAATCCTTTGTCAGTGTGCACTTCTGCCCCCATGCTGTGTACTTCCATCATgaggctgagctgggcagggcagggcaggctctgAGCTCCGGGAACAGCCAGGCTCAGCTATCTTCCTGTCCCTTTTCTGGAAGGATGCTGCGGAAGGACAAAGAGGAGGCAGAAGCCATTAAACACGCCAAAGCCCTCGAGGAGGAGAAAGCCATGTACTCGGTAAGGCTCAGCCCTGGGGAGGTCTCTTTTCTGCCTGCCCGCTCTGGTCTCTGCTAGTACTTCCCAAGCCCTGGGAAGCTCCTTTCTCCAGGGGTTAATGGCGTCCATTTTTCCAGGGGCTTAGCACTGGGTTGCGGTGGAGGTGCAGACCAGTGTtcgctctaatttttttccatccacgtgcagaataagttttgttatgtgaaccaagacgtgcagatgtgcatcaccaatagaaacatgccgctggctgtggcttCTCTGCTActtagctgggtggcatttgaatctcctgGACGactacccaagcgctcagcttacagggaacgcaggTGCAGACCTGGCCATGTTTGCCAGGACTCAGCAGAGGTGGCTTGCACCCAGGCTCGGGGCAACTCAGCCCAGAAGAGGTGGATGGGACAGACTGTCATTTCCCACCCCTAGCACTGGGGTAGAGCAGAGGAAGTGCTGAGCTGTGGGCCGGGAGTTTCTGGCAGGCTTTCGTCCTCCACTCAGCACTGGGCCTTTCTCATCCAGGGCCGTCGCTCTCGCCGACAGAGGAGGGAGTTTAGAGAGAAGCGCttgaaaggaagaaaaatcaGCCCTCCCAGGTAAGGCAGTGATGACAGGACGGTCCCCTGCAGCAGGCCggtcagccagggagctggcaaaTGATGGAgcgcaggggcagggctgagtgtaAGGGTTCTCGTCTTCCATGTCTGGCTGGACCTGCAGCAGTGTCAGGTCAGCTCCCCTAGTACACACAACTCTTCTGGGATTGCGGTTATTTCAGACTGGTTCCATCATccgaatggccatgctgggtcagagcgAAGGTCTATcaagccctgtatcctgtctgctgacggtGGTCAATATcatgtgtcccagagggagtgagctgAACACGTAACAATCTCTGtcgtgccatccatctccagcctcttgcaaacggaggccagggccaccattccttacccatcctggccaatagccattaatggacctaacctccatgaatttatttacctctttttttaaaccatgttaCAATCCTAGCCTTCACCCTCCTCTGGCAAGGGGTTCCACGTTTTAACTGTGTGTTGCATGAACAAGAAATTtcctgtttatttgttttaaacctgctgcccattaatttcatttgatatcctctagttctgatattatgggaacaagtaaataattttcccttgttctctttctccacaccactcataattttatagacctctatcatatcccccctcagtctcctcttttctaacatGAAAAGTCCTCGTTTCTTTAAGCTCTCTTCacagggacctgttccaaacccctaataattttagttgcccttttctgaatcttttctaatgccaatgcgTCTTTTTCTGAGaagaggagaccacatctgtacgcagtagtcaaggtgtgggcataccatggttttatataaggccaataagatattctctgtctgagtctctatcccttttttaatgattctgaacatcctgtttgcttttttgacgtGGCCGTCATGAGTTCAAGCTCACCAAGATCCACTGGGTGcctgagcagggctgagctgtgcAAGGCTTCCTTTGGCCAAGGAAAAGAGGGAGTCTTCTGCACTCATACAAGTTGATAACCCAGTGATTGGTTGAATTCATTAGTCCTGTCTCTTAGGGCCTTGGGGTAGCTGGCTTAGCTCCAGAGGCTCCATGTGATTCCCTCCCGGCCTCCCCTTGCTGGATTTCTCTCCTCTGCACCCCTTTAGCAGGGAGGCTGCTTTCTTCCGTGTTCTCCCCTCCATGAAGAGCCAGCACAGGCTGTGTGCAGTGGGGAGACTGATCGTATCTGGGACTGGCCTCTGCTCCATTCAGAGGCCTTCGGCTCCCTCTTGCTTACACCCACAGATGAGGTTGGGTGGGGTTAGAGAGCAGCTCTGCCCTGCTTTCTGCACTGAGTGGGACACATGGGAGAGAGGGTGAGGGGCTTGGCTGTGCTGCTAGCTGGTGACCGTGCAAGGCACCCAGCCGCTGGCCACGTGGCAGCTGTTCCCTTGGCGCTCTTCATGGCCTTTGCCACAGGCCCTCCTAACCTGTTCTCTCTTTGCAGCTACGCAAGGCGGGACAGCCCCACATATGACCCCTACAAACGGTGAGTGCCCATAGCCACTGGGCAGGGCTAGCTGAGCGCACCAGGAGCAGTTGGCTGTGCATCTGCCCCTCCTGGAGGAGAAGCCACTGCAGCCTTGGGGATTTTTGTAGCTGACCTAATGTGGCTGCCTGTTGGCAGGGTTGGGAAATAATCTttgatggggttgggggagcaccaagagtttggtaagtggtgaagggtgcagggtctgggatggaggttgggtgcagaaaggagcttggggcaggggaccagggtgcaggagagggtgggggaagtttgagtgaaggagggatTGACTTGGGTCAGGGGATTAGAGTGCAGGTCCCGgcgggggtatgggtgcaggagatgaTTCTGGCttgggggagaggtggaggagggggtgcacggtctgggagggaggtgggttaCAGAAGGAGGGTGTGTGCTGGAGTACCTAAGCAGCTGTTGGCCAGCAGCATCCTCAAGCAGGCTTCTAGGTTTGCTAGCAGCCTTAGACCACTCCATGTGGCTTTCAGTATTGTGTGGGAGTCTTCTCATGCTGtctccactgcccccaccctcagaaaaatctctcagctcctattggctaggaactgaccaatgggagctgagatttCGATAGGCATGTGGGCAGCACtggaagcccagccctgccctgcccccacttctccACAACTCAGAGACCCatggggagcagccagctgcctggAGCGGCGCTGCTCCATGCACAGGGGCGGAATGAAAAGGCTTGGTGGGTCGGGTCTTGCCCACCCATGTTTTAAGGGGCCTTTGGTCTGGGGAAAGGTTGCCCCCTGTTGGGAGCAGGTGCTATGGTAGATGCTGGTACTGCTGCAGCCCGATGGAGGCCCCCCAGGGGTCAGAATCTGCATCCACCCCAGTGTACACTGCCCCCCCAGGAGAAGCCCTTGGcaggttcccctctcccccagtaaAGCAGCCCTCTCGTGGTCCCAGGTCGCCTTCCGAGTCCAGCTCTGAGTCCCGCTCGCGCTCTCGCTCACCTTCCCCGGGCCAAGAAGAGAAGATCACGTTCATCACCAGCTTCGGGGGCAGTGACGAGGAAACGGCCGCCGCTCAAGCCGGAGGAGTGCCCGGGAAAGCCCTCTCCCTTGGCAAGCCGCGCTCCACCCAAGCGCACCAGGGCAGCGCTGCAGCAGGTCATAGCGTCTCCTCCCGGTCGGTAACTCCCCCTTCTGGCTCACTTCCCCAAACCTTAATACCAGAGACTCCACCGgggctcctggcccagctccgTGATCGGCCTGCACCCCAGATGGGCGCCCAGCCAAGCTGCCCCTGCTTGGAGGCACTGTCCAATGGGAGCGCTGGGCAGCTGTCCTTTCCAGCTGCCGTTTCCTGGTCAGCCCTGCCCAGTTGCCGTGTGGGGTGGTCAACGGGGGGCACGTTCTAGGTGGGTGGGTCAGACGCCTGCTTGCATGGGCAGCCTGTGGAAGGCCCTGGATAGCCAGATCCTCATCCTAGGAGGGAACTTCCAGGGGGAGCTCCGCTTGGGACCCAGGGAAGGGACCTGGCGTGGCAGTGCCTGAGAGAGACTCTAGGGCCTGTGGATCTGGCAGCTGAAATGGGGGGGCAGCTCCTACTTGCCCACAACGTTCCTTCCTCTGCCCCGACTGGAGGAGTTGTACTTCCTCCTCCCTTCTCTGCCCAGGCACACCCTGGCTCTCTTCTCGGCCCCGACATAGCCCAGTCCCCTCTCTGAATAAGCAGGGTGTTTGAGTGACGGCTGAGTGCTCCCAGGATTATAAAGTGCCTTGCATACACCATACAGCCCAAGCTTGTGTctgcctctgggctgcagctgcatcGTTGCCGTTCTGTGGCTGGCTAAGTTGACCCAGAGGCTTCACCTCTGCCCCGTTGCacagctctcagccaaggctgttgGGAGATGGAGCTGCAGGCGCTCTGGGTTGTACCCTTGAGCAGAACTGCATGTCCTGGCATCTGGGCTGGTTCATGGCACTGGGGCTGCCTGATGGCACTGCCCCTGGTAGCCTGGCCAGGAGCCAGAATCCCATTTGGCTGTGGCAGAGTCGTTACAGATGGGGCTTCCCATGGCCTGTGTTGCAGTTGATGATGATCCCTCCCTTGGCCTTCAGGACATGCTTGGGGCATGGTGGGCGGGCTTGTCTGGCCTAAGCAGTGGGGCTGAGAGAAGAGTCCAGTGTTCTTGTTAGTCTGTGTCAGATCCACTTCCTTCCTGACTGAGgttccctctttttttccattcacgggcagaataaatttggtcACATGCACCAagccctgtgcagatgtgcaccccccaTAGAAACTTTctgctggctgcgggtgctctgctaatcagtggggcagcccctgaatctctgctgggcagctgcctaagcgctcagcttacagcaaATGCTGCTCTTGAGTTGCTTTGCCAGCCAGCGCTGGGACCACTGTTCCTTGCTGGAGGCCTCGTTGGAGGACCTGAGTGTGGGTGTGGTCTCAGCCTTCAGTGGCATGGAGGTGATACTCCAGGCTTTTCCCTGTCACTGAGGTGGGATGGTGTCACCAAACCCAGGGCAGAACAGCCTGTACCATCACAGCTGGGCTCCCCGCGCTTGCTCCAGGACCATGGACGTCCCTGCTAGCACCATACGCCATAGAGTCTTCTGGGGCAGACGGGGAAGACCAGACTTTGTAGCCTAACAAGCCTTTGCAGCCCCACCGTTGGGGGGCCCCAGTGGGGAATGGATGATGGAGGGTTCTGGTAACAGTTAAATGTGAGTTACTGAGCCCCTTGAATGGCCTGTTAGGGGGGCCTCCCACTCGCACCCTCACTGTGCCCCTGCTGTGCCCGAGCGCATTGCGCAGCAGGCAGTCGTGCGGCAAGCCTcgccctggggctggagaggtgACAGTGAAGAGTGTGAGGGGCTGGCCGTGCTGCTGAGTCATTTGGGGGCAACGCTGTCCCTTTCTAAGCCTGCTCCTGGGCAAGCCTGCAGGGGATCTGTGGAgccggggtgggcggggggagggcaggctgtCTGCTGCCTTCTTGTGGCCCTGCAGCCCACTCGCTGGGTTCTCTGGCTCCGAAGAGCTGCTGTACTGAGTGTCTCGGCGTTGGACTAGGGGAAGAGCTGGTGGGGACTCATGCTGTCCTTGTTTCTCCTTCAGGCCGCGCCCGGCTTCTTGGCTCTGGCTGTGCAAGCTGGGGCGGGAAGCTCCGGTGCACCACAGCGCTCCTGTTCTGTGGCACCCGCTGCATGACGGCCCTGCCCTCTGTGTGAACAGCTGGTGTTCTCTGTCCCTCCGTAGGCGccgctcctcttcctcctcctcctcgtctccatcctcctcctcctccagcacccgCTCCAGTTCCCGCTCCAGCTCCCGCTCTTACCGAGCCAGCGGGTACCACCATCGCTCCAGCCGGTACCGTCGCTCCCACAGCCGCCGCTACTCCCGCTCCCGCAGCCGGAGCCGGCGCTACTCCGGAGGGGGCTCGCGGGATGGCCACCGCCGCTCCAGATCGCACTCTGCGGATCGGGGCCGCCGGTACAGCTCCCGGCGCAGGTCCAGGTAACAGACCCGCCCGGAGCTGGGCCGAGGCACTTTGCAGGAATTCCCAGGCATGGCTTGTCCAGCCTGTAatggggccaggtgctgctgcagcctgcagtaGGGCACCTCTGTGGAAGCAggaatggggcagggtggggctgaatTGGCAGCATctcctctgtgctcctggaagaccCACATGGGCCCTGGCCAGAGGCCCCAGTCtctctggcaggggctgtggtagATGACAGCACCTCTTGCTGTTGGATTGGCAGCCTTAATACCATGTTACTGCCCTGTGGGCGGGGGCTGGCCTGCACTGTGGTGCAGGGAAGGTGTGGAAGCCTTGGCAATGCCCCTGGCACTTTCAGGAGCCGTTCCCGGTCTGGGGAGCGCTATTGGCGGAGTGGCAGAGCGGGCAGACACTGGAGCAGCAGTCGGAGTAGCAGGAGTCCCAGCGACTCGCGAAGCCGCAGCAGATCGGCTTCTCCAGCAAGAGAGAAACTGCTGAggcctgcagcttccccagcggtGGGGGAGAAACTGAAAAAGTGAGTGAGTGGAGCCAGCCCTCTTCGGGGAAGGCCACCCCATTCTAGCTCTTACCTGCCCTCCCTCCCGCACGCTGTGTTCTGCTGTGTACCCTGTGGCGGGAGGGGCGGGGAGCCCTGGGCACTGCTGGCGCTCAGCAACATGGGTACGGACGGAGGCTACTGCTGAGCTCTTTGTGAGCTGCCTGGGCTGCCCAGGTtggggaggtgggtgcagggttccctctaatttgttcaGTCCATGGTCAGAATAAATGTTACGTGTGctgaggcatgtatggatgtgcaccaccaatagaaggaCATGCTGCCCATTGAGAGTGGctcaggcactctgctaatgagctgggcggcacctgaatctctccggtGCGGTCACCCAAGCGCTCAGCGTACAGGGcatgctggtggggggggtggaataTTAGTGCTGGGGGTCTCACCCTGCCAGACGAGCACAGGGCGTCTCATTTGTTCCATGATGCTTCTGATCACCACTCTTCTCCCCGTCTAGGGCTGACGCTGCTGGTGGTAAAGAGACAGGAGCTGCCAAAGTCAGTAAGAATTTAACCTCACCTGTTTAATTCACATCACTGCAGAACAAACTAAGGGACCCCGTAGCTCTCGGGAGTGAGGAGATGCAGGGACTTGCGTGACAGGCGGGTGCCTTGCCTGACTGGATCtcctgagcccccctcctcccatgcAGGTCTACCAAGCCCAGTAGCTCCTGAGAGCTGAGGCTGGATAGCAGCTGGTGTAGGCAAGCGCCAGGAAGCCTGCCTGTGGGTGAGGGGGTTAACGGAGCTGTCTCAGCCCTGGGTGATGTAGGGAGGATGCGTGTTGCGTCGCTGTCCCTTTACTGCACTCCTGGGCACAGAAGGCACCATCCCTCCTCCTGGCTCCTCTCAaagcctgggctgctggctgctagGCAGCTcgtagtggggtgggggagtggcctGTAAGGGGGCTAACCAGGTCACCCACCTTCAGTGACCTCTGTCAGCAGGTGAGCCTGTGCCCTCTATGCACGAAACTAGCTTGCAGGGGTGTGATGTTTTGGGATTATTGCTGTCCCTGAAAAGCTGCCTGCTGCCTGCTTCAGCCCCATTGGCCCAGGGCTTGGGCTGTGGATGTGCTGTCACTGGCTGCCTCTGGGCAGGTGCACAAAGTTGTCAACAATGAACTGCCAATAAGCACTTGGGAGGCTCGTTGAGGGGAGGAAGTTACTAGACTGGTGGCTTTGCACTGCTGCCAGTATGCCTGGGGCCAGGCCACACCCTCCCTTCCCAGCTGTTGGGCTCCTGGAACAAACCTTCAGATGCTTTTAGAGTCTGGGCCTTGCAGCTGGGGGCACTCCTGCATCATGCCGGTGCCTGCTCTGCCCGTTcctgggtggtgggttggagcagCTTGAATTCAGGGTTAGGCTCCTGATCTAAAGCATGGCCCTGACTCCAGCTGGAGCACCTGGAAAAGTGCTCCAGCTTCGGAGGGAGAGGTTCTGGACTGGAAGCAGAGGGACTCCTGTGGACTGCAGGACCGTTTTATGGCCGCAGTGCAGGGAGCGCTCTGGCTCCTGTTGGCCCTTGAGGTCCGGGATAGGAAAGGAAAGCAGGCTCGCTGCATGTCTGCCTGGGATCCAGGTGTGCGCTGCCCCTCCAGGAacaggctgcaggctggtggCTCCCCTCTGGGAAGAAGTGGCATCTGATGAACGCCCCATGGTCTGGGTCCCAGGGAAGGGCCACCAGGGAAGCAAGGTGCCCtatggagggtggggggcggtAAAGAGGGAGCCTCTCCAGAGCAGATCCTGGCCCCGCTCTGCAGGTCCTCTCCGAACCGCCACTTCCTTGGGGAGTCTGCGTGTGATGTGTAGGGTTGGGTTGTCAGGTGTCTGCGATGTCAGAAAGCAACGAGTGAGAGCTGTGGGTGAGCCAGGCCCATTCTTGGTGGGGAGCTGGGTCTAGCCCCAAGGCAACTGTCAAACATGCTTCTTTGTCTGTTTAATACGTGGGGCTAATTGATCACCAGGAAGGAAGTGTCCATCAACATGACTGACAGTCTCAGTCTACGCAGTCATTTGTGGTGGACTAACCTGTAGCATTCAGAAATTAAGATTTGGGGACGAgcttcagcacttctgccagtGAGCTAAGGGAGGTGAAGCTCTGGCCGGGCTGGCCCTCCATGCATGGAGCAGAGCTAGGCTTGCCAGGGCTCACTGCAGGTGTTACACACACACTTCCTTGGCCAGAATCCCTGTGAGAGATCAGCAGTGTCCCCAGAGAtgtagggctgctgcacaggttcTCTCTGATCCTGCCTGTGCTAGGGTCAGGAAAGCACTAGACTGAGTGTAGCTGGAGTCCAGTACCCAGCTGATGTGTCTTGCCCTGAAAGCACATCTGTGGCTCCACCATGACGTCGTACAGTGATCTCATGCCACAGGCAGAGTGGGGGTCCAGGCCTGGGCAGAGTCTGGTGGCAGGGCCCTCCTGGATGCCGGAAGACTCTTATTTGTAGCCTGTAGCTTACAGCACGTTAAAGCTGCCCAGGTCACATGCTGGGCAGAGCAGGATTCTGGGGTCAGAGGGTGTTAGATCAGAGGACAGGTTTCCTTTGCTGCCGGAAGCCTAGACGGGCACCAAGGGCCATTCTGCCAACTGACCATGAGCTCtggggcttctcccagctggcacTGAAAGCTCCATACTGTAGCGAAGCTCTGGAGCTGTGGCATCCAACACGCCAAGCACTGGTCACCTGGGGCTCTTTGGCCAGTTGAGGGTGGCTAGTTGGAGTGAACAATAAATACACTTTCTCAATAACGTGGCGAGTTCTCTCTAGCAGCAGCCACTCGCATGGTTACGGCTTCAGAGCTGGTTGGACATCATGGCCCTGAAAGAGTATTACTGGTGCTGGTCTCctccgcagctgcaccaccagacgtggctggcagggctgagtTCCTCCAGTCCCCGAGTCCTTCCCGTGGTGTTAGAGGAGCAGCGGCCTCATGCCGTGCTCCCTCCTCATCCATGCTAGGATCAGCTGGCCCCTACTTTGGGTGCCCCCACAGCCTGAGAGTGGGACCCTGTTGGCCTGAGTTGCGTATTCTCACAAGTGAGGCCTCTTGTTTCTGGCTGCATGTCCACggggcagctccccacagccGAGGCCCAAGGTGGTGCTCAACCCAAGTGCTGTCAGGAAACAACGTTGCCAACTCCCCCCTCCCGCCACCTTGGAGTAATGTAAACGCAGGTGCCAGGACCTGGGCAGTATTGCAGGCAGCTCCAAGGAGAGTCATCCTCAGGGCCCCCCTGCAGCCCGGAAAGCAAAGGAGGGGTAGAGTGCAAAGAGAATAACCagggtgcaggctgtgcacaGCTCTGGTCACTCCGTCTCACACAGGAAACCTCAGAACAGGCGGGTCAGAGGAGCGGGGACTTGATCGCAGTCTACAAATACTAGTATGGGGAATAAACATTTAATACTTGTTTCCGCTGTCTACCAGCAAAAGGTCTAGTGTGGGCTGATGGGTGGGAGTTAGAGCTAAGCGGTTTCAACCAGGACCAGTGAGCATAAGTAAGCACTGGAAGATCTTACCTGCCATCCTGGTAGATTCTCCAGCCCTGGcaacttttaaatcaagactggaagGTTTCCCCAAGCTCTGCTCTAGCAATGCTTTTGGGGGCAGTTCCCTAACCTGGGTTATATGAAATGATCCCACCTGGCCTTGAAAGCTGTACATCTATAACAGCTATCAAAGGCTGAGGAAAAACTTGGCGGGAAGGAATGGAAGGGTTTGACTTTTTTCCCTTagaatgtgtctacactgcagtaggAAGTGGGATTTTAGCATGTGTGGACGTACCCAAGGTTGCTTTGATCTAGTTACTTGGGGTCCTAGCCTTCTTGAGCTGCAGAACCTCACCCCTACCCTTCCTGTTGTGAATCCTATGCTAGCAACCTTTGAACAAGTTAATtcaaaactctgtgtgtgtgtggggggtgggagggggagggagagggagagcgcgagcactcttgtctggcaatatccataatccggcatgattttacttagctagatgacaatttatcatgggtgtggccaagttttctgctgtcccataaagtttgtttccagccagcagtcctggctgtcagtgtcctgtgctgctctctagctgtaatttacccctaaatttcttctaagaccccagtcagcaggggaagtgttggtaatactgctcaacaatactgacctctcgtggtctggcaaattgtgttgtctggcactggtcccgagggtgccagactagagaagttcaacctgtaccttttcATTTCCTGGCTGTCGGGTGGACACTGCTTTAGAGGAGGTGAATAAGAGGCGATGGGAGAAAGTTTATGAATCTCTGACTGGTCGAGAACGGAGATGGGGACCTTCACCCAGCCTTCCAGCATTAGAGCAAGGGGACGTGTTCATGACGTTTGAAGGCACAAATTCAAAAATATGGGAGTTGGTTTGTGGAACTCATTGGCCCTGAATTTTGCTGAGGCCAAAACCTTATCAagatgcagtgaggggctggctgTTTGCAGCTGAGAACGCTGTCCTGAGTTACTCTAGTTAACGCAACATTGGCATTGAGAGAGAATCTCCTCCTGCCAGGTCTAACCCAATCTCTAGGTGTCAAGGATGAGGATGAAACCTGCCGGGACAAGTCATTCCCCTCATCTGTCTACTGCAGTGTTTCCTGTCACTCCCTTGGAAGCGGCTGGTATAGGCCCCTGTTGGAGATGCCCTTCCTGGATCTGATCCTGTCTGGCAGTACCGAGGTCCTGGTGCCTTCCCATAACGTGTCTCTGTTTAATTTTCCTTGTAGCCCAAGCTGACTCCGCAGGAGAAGCTGAAGTTGCGAATGCAGAAGGCTCTCAACAGGCAGTGTAAGCAGGACATGCAATTCGcttgctgctctggcctggccttGGGGTAGCtacttaaaatctctctctgtctctctcagttaAAGCTGACAAAAAGGCAGCACAAGAGAAGATGATGCAGCAGGAGCATGAACGACAGGTACGTGAGCCAGCTGCATGGACACAGTCTTCCTGCGCTTCTGCTCGTAGCCACTGGGCGGTGCCGCTACTTCCATTTCACACTCTGGGATGTGTCTGGCCATTTGGAAGGGCCTGTCCCTGCGGCGCCCTCCACCTGCTTAGGAGTACTCTTGGACGTGTCAGCCAAGAGCAGAGCAAGTGTTCAGAGCAGTGATGATCCAGCGGGAAGGGACGGTCTGGGGAGCAGTGCTGTGCAAAGGGGAGCGTGTGTTTTGGGATTCACActgagccggggggggggctgtgcccaagcccagctctgcccatagaatgaatgggtgGCGGCTGCCCCTACATGCCACATGGTGCCTAGCTGATCCCTGCTTCTCTTTCTTCCAGGAGCGGGAAGATGAGCTGCGTGCCATGGCCCGGAAGATCCGAATGAAGTAAACTCTGTTGCTTCCCCCTTGGTTCTCTGGGCATGTTGTCTGCAGCTGGGCCGCTGATGCCTCtggtttctccacagggagagaGAGCGGCGGGAGAAGGAGCGGGAGGAATGGGAAAggcagtacagcaggcagagccgGTCCCCATCCCCAAGATACAGTGAGTACCTGCTGATGGGGAACTTCgggcagagatggggagagagCTGCTCCTTGCTCCAGCGTGCACTGTGAGAGTGCTTTGGTGGCCttagggggaggggggcatggccaggctggagcactgcCCCCACCTGTGAGGCTCCCGAGGCTGCTGCAGATCAGGTCTGCTCCAGCCTGACTGGGAGAGCCCCCTCCCGCAGCACTTCCAGGcgtgctccagccatgctggagcacccctgcctgcaGGGGGCTGCTCTGGTCTCTACTGGTTTAACCATTAGTATCCCTAGCTCTGAGCTCTTGCTTTGGAAAATAATTGgcctgtgtgttttgttttaaacaagaaAAATTCCCAGTCCTTATGTTACCTAGACAGCAAGTGCAGGAGGCTTCAACGTTCACACGGAACCAGCGGGGGTGGTCACTCACAGACCTTTCTGCTGCTAAGAAGTGTGTAATGAAACTGCTGCTGtagcctgctgtgctgtgctgcactTACACATGGTGCTAGTGTAGGAGTCAGCATGGGTCAGGTTCTCCTCCCTTGCTTGCAGGGCTAGGCCTGTAATGTTCAGTATGTTTTTCCTCACAGCAGTTGGTTGATTtccctgtcagcagcagcaccgAATCCCCTGCCTTTCTCCCTTAGTTCTCTATAAACCTGTGCAAGGTTGAAGAGATGCCTGCCCCAGCTGAAAGCTGCTGTCCTCCTGTTCAGAGCAGCTGGGTGACCCCTCTCCTGGCTGCTGAGCAGTGGTGCCCTTGGCTCTATTTCCATAGGACAGCTACCTCTCCTGTACCTGTGCCCACTGGTAGAGAGGCATCATCTCCGAGTCATAACCTTGGCTCTTTTCTTTGCAGGTCGGGAATATGGTTCCTCCAGGAGGTAGGTTCAGCCTCACCTGGGATGGGGTAACCAGCTacctgcagcaccc is from Carettochelys insculpta isolate YL-2023 chromosome 22, ASM3395843v1, whole genome shotgun sequence and encodes:
- the CLASRP gene encoding CLK4-associating serine/arginine rich protein isoform X2, whose protein sequence is MWHEARKHERKLRGMMVDYKKRAERRREYYEKIKKDPAQFLQVHGRACKVHLDSAVALAAESPVNMMPWQGDTNNMIDRFDVRAHLDYIPMYTPPVLNPISPEQESDERKCNYERYRGLVQNDFAGISEEQCLYQIYIDELYGGLQKPNEDEKKKLAEKKASIGYTYEDSTVAELENSLEKRGDEEDSEEDSNTDEDEVIPDIDVEVDVDELNQEQVADLNKQATTYGMAEGDFVRMLRKDKEEAEAIKHAKALEEEKAMYSGRRSRRQRREFREKRLKGRKISPPSYARRDSPTYDPYKRSPSESSSESRSRSRSPSPGQEEKITFITSFGGSDEETAAAQAGGVPGKALSLGKPRSTQAHQGSAAAGHSVSSRPRPASWLWLCKLGREAPVHHSAPVLWHPLHDGPALCVNSWCSLSLRRRRSSSSSSSSPSSSSSSTRSSSRSSSRSYRASGYHHRSSRYRRSHSRRYSRSRSRSRRYSGGGSRDGHRRSRSHSADRGRRYSSRRRSRSRSRSGERYWRSGRAGRHWSSSRSSRSPSDSRSRSRSASPAREKLLRPAASPAVGEKLKKADAAGGKETGAAKPKLTPQEKLKLRMQKALNRQFKADKKAAQEKMMQQEHERQEREDELRAMARKIRMKERERREKEREEWERQYSRQSRSPSPRYSREYGSSRR
- the CLASRP gene encoding CLK4-associating serine/arginine rich protein isoform X4, with translation MWHEARKHERKLRGMMVDYKKRAERRREYYEKIKKDPAQFLQVHGRACKVHLDSAVALAAESPVNMMPWQGDTNNMIDRFDVRAHLDYIPMYTPPVLNPISPEQESDERKCNYERYRGLVQNDFAGISEEQCLYQIYIDELYGGLQKPNEDEKKKLAEKKASIGYTYEDSTVAELENSLEKRGDEEDSEEDSNTDEDEVIPDIDVEVDVDELNQEQVADLNKQATTYGMAEGDFVRMLRKDKEEAEAIKHAKALEEEKAMYSGRRSRRQRREFREKRLKGRKISPPSYARRDSPTYDPYKRSPSESSSESRSRSRSPSPGQEEKITFITSFGGSDEETAAAQAGGVPGKALSLGKPRSTQAHQGSAAAGHSVSSRRRSSSSSSSSPSSSSSSTRSSSRSSSRSYRASGYHHRSSRYRRSHSRRYSRSRSRSRRYSGGGSRDGHRRSRSHSADRGRRYSSRRRSRSRSRSGERYWRSGRAGRHWSSSRSSRSPSDSRSRSRSASPAREKLLRPAASPAVGEKLKKADAAGGKETGAAKVTQADSAGEAEVANAEGSQQAV
- the CLASRP gene encoding CLK4-associating serine/arginine rich protein isoform X3 — protein: MWHEARKHERKLRGMMVDYKKRAERRREYYEKIKKDPAQFLQVHGRACKVHLDSAVALAAESPVNMMPWQGDTNNMIDRFDVRAHLDYIPMYTPPVLNPISPEQESDERKCNYERYRGLVQNDFAGISEEQCLYQIYIDELYGGLQKPNEDEKKKLAEKKASIGYTYEDSTVAELENSLEKRGDEEDSEEDSNTDEDEVIPDIDVEVDVDELNQEQVADLNKQATTYGMAEGDFVRMLRKDKEEAEAIKHAKALEEEKAMYSGRRSRRQRREFREKRLKGRKISPPSYARRDSPTYDPYKRSPSESSSESRSRSRSPSPGQEEKITFITSFGGSDEETAAAQAGGVPGKALSLGKPRSTQAHQGSAAAGHSVSSRRRSSSSSSSSPSSSSSSTRSSSRSSSRSYRASGYHHRSSRYRRSHSRRYSRSRSRSRRYSGGGSRDGHRRSRSHSADRGRRYSSRRRSRSRSRSGERYWRSGRAGRHWSSSRSSRSPSDSRSRSRSASPAREKLLRPAASPAVGEKLKKADAAGGKETGAAKPKLTPQEKLKLRMQKALNRQFKADKKAAQEKMMQQEHERQEREDELRAMARKIRMKERERREKEREEWERQYSRQSRSPSPRYSREYGSSRRRSRSRSRSPHYRH